Genomic window (Plasmodium knowlesi strain H genome assembly, chromosome: 9):
TTGTGCCAGTACAGTTCGCTATTCTGATCAATGTGcatgtttttcctcttggtGAAAGTTGGCTTGTCGTTACTTCCCGACATAGCGGCAGATGTCGCAGGGTACAAGAAGTTATGCGAATTTAGAAAACTGTCTACGCTCGCTTCATTTGAGATGTTCTGTTGCGTGCTTGCTATATCGGAAGGATCAGCTGATACATGATATCTCTCCGCGTAGAAGCAGCCATATAATTTCTCATCCTTCGATTTGTTTATATCTACCCATCCGAATCTGATCTTGTTATAATTGGTGGTGTAGCAATCTGTCTCTCCATTGGAATCTGTTTGATCATCCTCTTTGGCTTCTCCACACTTGCCAGTGGGTTCATAATGCATAAAAGCAGTATACGTTTCATTACCTAATCTAATTTCAAATCCTTCATCACAAATGGTGGTCCATGTACCTATCTTCCTCTTATGTTCATCATACACAACTAATACCTTCCAATTCTTTCGATGTTCATTGCCAGTCGTATCGTGCATATCTCCATATGGCACAAAGTCGTCCGATAGAATGACATACAAGTCAGAGGTAAACTTGTAGTGGTTGTCCAACAAGTACTTTTTATAATCTGTAATTTTTACATTAAAAATGTTGTTGTTAGGTTGGTGTGATCCACAGGTTGTCATTTTCGGAGATGTTTGTGTCCTTTGAATCTTCCATTTTCCCACCAAATTTTTAATCTCTACATGGGCAGGAATATCAGCTGTGGTCAGATTTAAATAAAGGGTATGTAGCAGAATTAAGCCGAAGCTTAAAATGTTCCTtgctcttcccatttttaagacAAAGCGaataggaaataaaaaaaaaaaaaaaaaaaaaaaaaagaagaaagaaaaaagtgataaaTTATAGGTAACCGATAAATGCCTGACAAACGTGTATATTACGTTCAAGTCAAATCaagtataaaaaaacatgtacgagcggagaaaaatatacatgtagaGAAggatcaaaaaaataaattcgcGATAGGTATATATAACAAAATACCACAGTCACGATGTTATCCTCTGCGCTTgtacgaaaaaagaaaaaaaaagtggctcttctttatgaattttttttcaataatttttttttaaatcagtACTTTTGGCGAAAGgggatgtacatatatatatatatatatttttttttctccaacgaAGTGGCGCATACAAGGTGAAGCAGTCATCACCTATATATTCTTATATACGAATAATATACAAGTCGGTACTAGTAATATATTCTCTACCTGCTTTCTCATATATGAAACGCGTTCATGCACAGCCGTTCCTACtggtaaaaattaaatgtagaaaatatgGCCCGAGTAACTTGCAAATGAACGTTCCATACAACGACATATAAagaggtaaaaaataaaaatacgtaGAAGCAAAACAACCCTCTATACTTGCTTTTAAAGCATGGAGGTGTTTTTCCATCACACAGAACTCGCAGGCGAGTGGTTTCGCTTTGATTTGTTcagattttcttttttttacatgatTCTATATTTCTCATCGAAATGGGTAATGTGTGAGTTTTTCTTACAAACTTGCGAGCAGACGTGGGGAGAAATAAGTCAATCAATATTTCTCATTTGGCAATTAATCAATcagtaaaatggaaaaaaaaaaaaaaaaatggaaataacataaatggtgaaaataagaaatatgGGCTTTTACCTGCCACgtgccgtttttttttttttttttttttttttttttaaacgtttTTATATAATTGCATATGTTCAACAAAATTTTTACGTTCTTCGTACAGAAAAtcgtgaacaaaaaatttaaaaaagaagcaacagcaggggggggggggggggaaagcgCAAGCTTAATTGCTCCAATTGCCAATTTTGCCTATTTCcccaacggaaaaaaaaaaaaaagtaacgtCAAGGCACGGATATATACTTGGGTGATTCCACATCTGCTGTCGCATATTTTCGCGCATGTCACTATAACGGAAAAAAACagagaaagaagggaatgagcgaaaaaaggggaaaggaaaaatacataCACGCGGAAGGAGAACAGTTACAAGTAGAAGTGCGAATAAATTGACAACGTTGACACACAACATGCATGTgttagttccttttttttagttcGCCTGTTGTTTGATTCCGTGCTCGTGTTTCGCTCAGATTTGATTCATTTGGTGCGAGCCTGAAGGTGGAAAACGTTAGtgaaatattcttccttttgttgattttttttttttttttcgcctatatttatgattttttttttttttactttatctttgtgttatttttttttttttttcactcttctTTTACGCGAACTGTTAACCCCTATAGAGAGAAGGATGTTGGACATTTTAGCTagctattaaaaaaaaaaaaaaatgtggcttttttttttttttttttccacttgaaGATTTGCAAATTTATAAAATGCCCAAAGTGAAGTGTTTAATTTTATTGTGTTATAATTCATATGGAACAAAGTTGGGGAAAAAAGATTTACCAATTTACGCGTATGTTTTGTCTCTCTATTTTTGGTCCATTCATTTCTGATATTTGCGCAAAAAGGAGCTATCAGTGAGTCGGGGGATACTATATCCTTTTTGATGTTGTTCTTTCCCACAGCCGGAAATGCCTTCAGCTGTGTGAAATTCGAAAAAATCGCATTAACAGGTCAggcaatttggaaaaaaaaaaaagaaaaaaaaaagcatgcaTTAACCAAAACAGCTGTGACGCATTTTAACATAtttttgcggaaaaaaaaaaaaaaaaaagcaacctGTTCTCTTTCCCATGATGGATGGGAAGAATGACCACAACAAATTTCGCGCTCccctttcaaaaaaaaaggaaggtgaaAATTCCCACCCCGCATAATCAGCCTGTTGAAGGGAATAGCCAAATCGAGCACATTGGTTTCACTTCCGTGTGTTCATATCGATATGAAGAAAAGAGCAACGGCATATTCCATTTTCgcctccttttccttgtgccaaaaaaaaaaaaaaaaaaaaaaaaaaaaaggccctcaggagaaaaacaaacggTGTGTAGTTGTTTCGACTAACTTCTGCACACCACAGGGGTTGTTTCCGAAGCGCTTTTAAGAATTTTCCTTCGCTTGGAGAAAATGAGTTCTATGGAAGTTCGTAGTGCCATCCAGGAAAAAAGACAACGCTCTGAATTCGAACCAATTAAGGGGTGGGAGATATGGGAGCAGCAATGTGCGGGCACAAATTTATAAATTACGGACACTAAAAAGCACCATCCATCACCAGTGTGACTCATTCTAACGCTGCTCAACGATAGCCACCGTAAGGTAGGCACACCCGAATAGGGTCCTTAaggaatatttatatatatacattggagaaggggaaagaggaAGTGTCATCACCTTTCCTTCCTATCCAGCCtgtatttccatttttaaaagaatttcaaaaaattaaagagggTCAAAATTTTTACTTGTAAAAAGTTGGACAAAATGAATTAGGgcatgaaaaacaaaatttcgcacatgtaaataaatgaataaataatattgaCTTAAAAAGGGGTTGTCTATGAAAAATAGAGTAGTGAAAATATACGCAGCGCGtgcaaatataaaaacataCACGTATAGTTGCATGAAGAAttaattcgaaaaaaaacactaagcaaaaaaaaaaaaaaaaaaaaaaaaaaaaaaaaaaaaaagtagtgtAATGcgaatgtgtaaaaataggGGTAGATACTATATCAACCATAACACTACACACACAAACGCATGCACTACACACTTAAACAAAGGagttaatttaaaaaagtaaattacGGCTATGCACGCTGGAGGTATATGATATACAAAAGGACACACCTTCCACGTCctatcaaataaaaaaaaaataaataaataaactgagcaaaaaaaaaaaaataaataaactgagcaaaaaaaaaaaatgggcaaaattGGTCCTCGAGGGCAAAATAGAAATAATGCACATCaaggtgaaaggaaaaacagcGGGGGATTGATAATGATGATGGGGATGAAATTAACTTCACAAAATGGAGTCGACGTTTGGATTTTCCTGTTCGTCATGTATTCAGTTGTCTACATTGGTTTTCCATAATACTGGACATCTTGTTCCTACACTTTAAGGGCGTCGATTTCCACTTCTACGATTGTTAAGGCGCGCCTATCGTGCCCCAGGCAGACGCCTACATAGTAATCGTCACATCACTCGTCTGGCTAAAGTTTGTGCGGCGCggggagaggaaaatagaagaagtaacgggcaaaaaaaaaaaaaaaaaaaaaaggataataataaaataatctgGAAAAAGAATCAGACAAAAAAGGGTTCCCAAACATGTTCATATGTTCCTCTAAAAAGATTTACAGAACGCACACGCCTGCATGTTATTTACACCGCGGTGAGATTGATAACTAAATTATTGGCGGCCTTGTTAAAATCGACATGCACATCCATATCATCCACcaattcctttttcaaatACATAATGGCAAATTTTGTCATGATAACACTTTCAATGAAAATGAGAGTTGGTCTGGCTCCTAACTCAGGATCGTATGACTGATCAATGATGTAATCTACAGCTTTCTCCGATACGGACACATGaatattcttttcctctaaacgtttctccaattttttaaatctcaACTTTACAATTTCACGAAGGTTTTTCTTGCTCAAAGGTTCGAAAATTCCTATTTTATCAATTCTGTTTACGAATTCTGGCttaaaaacttttttacattttttaatgaGCTGAATTCTCAGATCATCAAAAACTCTCTTATACTCTGGAGTATCTGAATTATTCGCatcgaaaaataatttcttcttaaatAGTTCTGCACCCAGATTGGATGTCATGATAATGATGGTGTTGGAAAAATCAATGTTCCTTCTGTGATTGTCGTTAATATATCCATCTCCTAAAATCTGTAGCAATACTTTAAATACATCTGGATGGGCCTTTTCTAACTCATCGAAAAGAACAACGGAATGAGGTCTCTCTCTCACTGCTTCGGTTAGTTGACCAGAGTCACTGAATCCTACGTAACCTGGTGGACTACCGGTAATCTTTGACACTGAGTGCGCTTCCGTAAATTCTGACATATTAACTCTGATTAAGTTATCCTTGGAGCTGAACAGTTCTATGGCTAAGGTTTTCGCTAGCTCAGTTTTACCCACACCTGTAGGCCCCAAGAATAAGAAGGTTCCAATGGGTTTCTCAGGATCCTTCATACCTGTTGCTGCTTTAACGACTGCATCACTCAGGGATTTTATAATATCTTCATTTCCAATTATAGATTTGGATAAACTATTGTAGAGTTTGAGGGCCCCTTTGGATGATTCGAAAGAGAGAGAACCTAATGGCATACCAGAATCTCTCAAATAAATGTACGAAACATGCTCCTGGTATACTGCATCTACATTCATAGCGTTATGTGTTTTCGCTTCTACATAAGCTAGTGTTTCTTTATACACTTCCATGTACTTTTCTTGAGCATCCTTCAAACTATTTTGTAATTCAATGGGAGGTTCTTTATTCGCACTAATATAATTCTGTGCTAGTTCCTTCAATTCATTTAATCGTTTTtccgcttctttttttctcttaagtCTTTCTCCGGAAATCACGTACTCCTCGTAATACGTTCTTAATagatcctttttattttcaaattctttAATCAGATTGTTGTACTTCCTTTTGGAAACCTTATCGACATCCATTTCTAGCGTACTAATTTCATAGGCTAATCGTTCAATTTCTCTCTCAGTAACATCAATGATACGGGGCTTTCCAGATAACTGCACTTGTAAGAAGGAGCAAGCTTTGTTCAACAGATCTATAGCTTTATCGGGTAGGTAACGATCCTTTATAAATCTATCAGATACCTTTGCAGCAGCTACTAACGCCTTGTCTGTAATATGTATACCGTAGAAACTTTCATACTTGCTCTTCAATGATCTTAATATCTTAATGGTATTTTCCACTGATGGGGGTTCTACtagaattttttcaaatcttCTTTCAAAAGCAGAACAACTTTCTATAAATTTCCTATACTCTGCTATGGTGGTAGCtcctattaattttatttctcctttggAGAGGACAGGCTTCAATAAGTTAGCTGCGTCAGTTCCTCCTTCCGCTTTTCCAGCTCCAAGCAATAGATGGATTTCATCAACAAAGAggatgattttattttttttatttttcagttccttaataatatttttcattcttgtTTCAAATTCTCCTCTGTAGGAAGTTCCTGAAGTGAACTTTCTAAAATTTAAGCTGATGACTGTATATCCCCTCAGTTCCTTTGGAACATCTCCCTTCTCTATTCTATAAACTAATCCTTCTACAATGGTTGTCTTACCGGTACCAGGTTGTCCAACCAATACTGGACTGTTCTTGTTGTATCTTAATAGAGACTCAATAACTGCTCTGATTTCTTCATCTCTTCCGTAAATTCCTTGTAACTTTCCATTTCtaactttttcatttaaattgGATCCAAATTGTTCTAAATACAAACCTCCAGATTTTCCATCCTTATCTTTCTTCGTCTTTTCCAACTTACTCTTCAAGATCCCCTTCACCGCTTCGTCCGTCAGATATACTTCGTTCAGAATTTCGTTTACGAGCTCATCATTCATTAATCCACTCAGAAGGTGCTCCACGTCTACCTTCTGGCTCTTGTATTTGTTCGCCAATGCCTCTGCCTCGGCTAATACTTCCTTCACTTGGTCCGAATAGGCGATCTTGCTCTTGTTGTCCAATGGCTACAAGGGAGAATAAACCaatacaacaaaaaaaaaaaaaaaaaaaaaaaagtttaatgTAAGAATAAGTAATATTATATGGAAGAAGCAGTTAGTTGAATGCTATACGTAAGGGGGTCGATCGATGAACACTCCATCGGAAAAACTTCTCCGCAATGTCAATCATATACCGGTCCAGCCCGGGTTTGCTCCAGAGCGGTGTCTAAGTACTGCTTTAAGTTGCTTGCATTGACGCTATTTTCTTTCAGAAGATTGGAGcctacgtgtatatatgtgtgggGGTggagagtaaagaaggtAAGCATGCAAAAATGAGTAACGATTATCCGTATTATTACTTAAGGGAAGGCATGAAATTGTACAGTCATTTGTACTGTCAATTGTACTGTCATTTGTACTGTCATTTGTACTGTCAATTATACTGTCAATTGTGCAGTCAATTGTGCAGTCAATTGGAAAGGCAATTCGATTTGCTCGTCCCCTACCGTAGTCGCTCTTCGCCAGGGCGCTCAGAATGTGCACGGGCTTCAACTGACTGTGTCCATATCGCTtggctatattttttcccgcgTTTAAAATGTTAATCGTTCTGTTCAGGTAGTTCTCCTTCTAAAATTGGTAGAAACGGAAggtgaaaagaggaaaggggTTATGTTACGGAGCGAAAAAGACAAATAAATACCCACCTCATAGCACATATCTAAACGTGAAGAATAATGGTGGGCCATTTCCGTGTTCACTTACCCCTTGGTTGTTGTTTGCAGAACATGAAGCCAATTCATTCTTCCacagaaaaaacaaacttaTCAAATAGATAAACCAAATGAACGCGCGCCTCATCATTTTTGTGGACATTCAagtggaattaaaaaaaaaaaaaaaaaaaaaaattttggttGTCTTGGCGGgctgggaaaagaaaagctcTGCTTCGCTTTCTTCTAATTCTACTTACTATATTCAGTAGTAGATTAGgcgcaaaatgaaaaagaattcacaaggcggggggaggggggttcCACCTCGCAGTGGGTagataatatattttaaaagattggaaaaaagagaaaaaaaaaaaaaaaaaaaaaaaaaacgacatgcaaaaaagaaCCTCTGTAGGAGGATCTCTTATCTAgaagaattatttaattatgtGAATTATAAGCAAAAAGGTTATACTCCCGCAGGATGCTACACGGATCAATGTGGGGGAGGAAGGTACATACACCTAAATGCGCAGTGCAGTTATGTACACACAGGCACGCATGCACACTTCTCTGACTGCAACTGAATATTATGAACACAAAAAGGAGCGGTGGTCCAACGCGgctaccaaaaaaaaaaaaaaaaaaaaaaaaaattaaaaaataaaataaataaaaaataataaggttgaataaaataaggaaatagCACAATGGAGGAATGATAAAATTCACGGAGTCGTTTTTGCTCTCTCTATTTGTCGCTTTCTCTGTGCACGTTTCGAGACAAGGGAAGGCTTGTTTTGCACACGGGTACACATCCAGGCATGTTTTGATATAGCATATACGGTGTGTGCTCTGTCCCTACGTGTATGTGCACACACAAGTGGACTCACTCAATCTGTCGCATCTAGTTAAAAGGTGCCACTATGGCATTATGCAGAAAACCACATGCGCACTTCATATCAGGCTGTGCGTGCTTTACGTTGGTTAAATATGAGTACATGCGACACAGGAAGTAAAACGTATCTGCACGACAATTGGATAAATCAAAATTGGGGTTCAGAGGGCATAAAACACAGGCATAACACAGAATGGCCAAATGCCAAAGTTAATTCGTTCTCGTGTGTAGCTGTACGCACGTAAAtatatgaagaaataaatacaaGCGCAAGTAACTACACGTGCACGCGCTAAAGCGTGTGCAAACTTGTACTAAatataaatagaaaaaaaaaaaaaaaaacacacaagtGCTAACCTCTACCCAAGAAGAAGAGTGCACAACACACACAGACACATCACTAAAAAACCAAATGCACGAAAGACTGCACGTGGGAAAGGCGTCTACATGGAGACACAAAATCACTTATGCACAATTATAGGGGGGGGCAAGTGGTGAGatgcatttatatatttttttttttttttaaaagcagCGCGGGAAATTCAAAACTTATGACTCGCCACAGAAaggaggggcaaaaaaaaaaaaaaaaaaaaaaaaaaaaaaaaaaaaaatgacaccgAGCAGAGTGGAAATGAAATGACAAATCGAAATGGTAACGCAGAAAAGGTCGGCGCAGATCAAATAGGTACAGATGGGGATGAGATGAGGAGGAGAGTCAGGCACGAAAAGTGTCCATGAAGACGCAGAGTTGTAGAGCAAATACAGTTCACTGATGTAGGTACTCTACTCTCATGAGGACACAAAAAAGTGACACAGGCAAACAAAGGGTACCATATATAAAAGTATACATGCGTACTTATAATACATATGAACACCccctatatatatgcatgcgcTCCTTTGCGCAGAACGGTGATTATGCATTTGGAAACACAACGTTGTTCCGTTAACACTGACTTGTTAATGGACtggtaatttttctttttgtaaacTTGGTAATTATATTTCATCTGTTATGCGTATACATATCTGCCTCtatatgtacaaattgggggggaataaaaaaaaaaataaataaataaaaaaaaattacgagaTGGAAATGGGTTCTTTATAGCTATGTGAGAGCAGCCCTTTCGaagaactgaaaaaaaaaaaaaaaagaaaaaaaaaaaaagaaagtggcACGTTcagaaaaagggggtagAGAGCGAACAAGGTGAAAAAGGTGATGAAATCGCAAAATGgtaaagtgaagaaaatgagaaaaagtgaCAAAATGGCGAAGCGAAATAAATAACAATGTGATTATAGAAGCAATGGCAAAAAG
Coding sequences:
- a CDS encoding heat shock protein 101, putative is translated as MMRRAFIWFIYLISLFFLWKNELASCSANNNQGKENYLNRTINILNAGKNIAKRYGHSQLKPVHILSALAKSDYGSNLLKENSVNASNLKQYLDTALEQTRAGPPLDNKSKIAYSDQVKEVLAEAEALANKYKSQKVDVEHLLSGLMNDELVNEILNEVYLTDEAVKGILKSKLEKTKKDKDGKSGGLYLEQFGSNLNEKVRNGKLQGIYGRDEEIRAVIESLLRYNKNSPVLVGQPGTGKTTIVEGLVYRIEKGDVPKELRGYTVISLNFRKFTSGTSYRGEFETRMKNIIKELKNKKNKIILFVDEIHLLLGAGKAEGGTDAANLLKPVLSKGEIKLIGATTIAEYRKFIESCSAFERRFEKILVEPPSVENTIKILRSLKSKYESFYGIHITDKALVAAAKVSDRFIKDRYLPDKAIDLLNKACSFLQVQLSGKPRIIDVTEREIERLAYEISTLEMDVDKVSKRKYNNLIKEFENKKDLLRTYYEEYVISGERLKRKKEAEKRLNELKELAQNYISANKEPPIELQNSLKDAQEKYMEVYKETLAYVEAKTHNAMNVDAVYQEHVSYIYLRDSGMPLGSLSFESSKGALKLYNSLSKSIIGNEDIIKSLSDAVVKAATGMKDPEKPIGTFLFLGPTGVGKTELAKTLAIELFSSKDNLIRVNMSEFTEAHSVSKITGSPPGYVGFSDSGQLTEAVRERPHSVVLFDELEKAHPDVFKVLLQILGDGYINDNHRRNIDFSNTIIIMTSNLGAELFKKKLFFDANNSDTPEYKRVFDDLRIQLIKKCKKVFKPEFVNRIDKIGIFEPLSKKNLREIVKLRFKKLEKRLEEKNIHVSVSEKAVDYIIDQSYDPELGARPTLIFIESVIMTKFAIMYLKKELVDDMDVHVDFNKAANNLVINLTAV